Proteins encoded by one window of Arachis hypogaea cultivar Tifrunner chromosome 1, arahy.Tifrunner.gnm2.J5K5, whole genome shotgun sequence:
- the LOC112800525 gene encoding uncharacterized protein isoform X1, with protein sequence MSRAFSIRGYAFIMRSRDVFQCWPFPTSDATAEQVRSWLPPMTVPNWTTDHYDDSELRSNRIASGEQENENPPSDAAASRESKSSEKSPSQEEEGEAEKLEIQAVDDAVSHGDNGKRESEKSEKLPEEEEVEKLENPAVVETACQGDDGERESEKLDEEEEEKLEMVCPVCGDFKAATLTAVNVHMDGCLREDRRRRQMKMSKLKSKSKAPKKKRYIAEIFNVEDEEEKLEQEENLMEEEEEEELENERPEIETEMKFWPFGEDVSVTVEKFRWLSRRLEELRSKGTTGGGSQSMRSEGGKTNTVSEDSLSSPEEEEEKLEMVCPVCRVFKAATVTAANAHIDGCLAQAMREERWQIRKKLGSNLKPKTQKKRSLTEILNVAPQIDTGNCDAPVDATVDEEEDNMERGAGKRKKNTKKNPMKKKKKIMVKKKSKVQKRVCLVPLSTKSKMVKMKKPKKKKRKNKKNLFNDEFAATKEDASKSKVQRSATRSTKQKGVDVEVDVIDASLTHEKKLDLKILPEEKKEQVSCDSVEKLQKAVSPIRGILKNHKHISRNTSSGGCNVQEGTEEESHCDIQVPTSDKHVRFSGKDYTLGPKDRSSFDETATNLASDASESSFANEHCSESEAEATRNSEAKKNDDNNAINKDKGKEVCPIAESKQFCNVLGQVAAQNFLQPCTNQEKSKHISEKGQSSPSNVAFHDKSDRGNTTPLHCSPYAFAPRSLPAVQTGQVSGVNTQVPESEAFISTRKFVDHMEDRTIKSATTNLNSNSNSNTRTFLGPSSSYSTSFNKANERPEFQPHNYGDNGNNGKALSSRPSFSIFNADMSDNSNQFLGQGKANARENLMDQNFIGLPLNSHGELINFSSNSISGKAVMNQQPDKSCILKGYFNAPMKETSHQNSQQHSSIGARNVVQKTVQDRLNPFPHYPARLGVTELHGSSRTNIFQQNSDSRSSGHLVQLLDPGLNLARSYPVERDKTPNYMGNGMIYPKESSGPIAPSAGPSRQPTMRLMGKDVLIGGSNKEKQTFVRGEESRRRHYPEHHAATDNSLLGRCSKLDRASGSHSSQTPPENVLIQSNPSLQGTVLMTGTGSGFLQSNHVCQQGNLGLNKNISSSNLQWQSTSGAKLKSHISFKSQVLPSPQHTPLPQLELNDRNKHHHHASSSASEFPLMHQGVEEPAKTSLFQRQSATFTTFPPWLLGPTERLPGTSATRSFPQDTRENNFTTPAGNHSAEFRYPPDPCPPPMVAQPPYIPVTPLNKSPHSAVNSGFINIPQVADRVNPNGIMTTTHDHNHHPYTNARKRPASNFIDLIRPNKLQNIAVQGNPFGRMISSTGGSSSAGLQRNAGAVELGSQLNGALYSRQNQTQNLNPASHVGANSILRPSQNMDQNYTRTMNSSAIPNTATTDCDRDLELRRRLTKLHRF encoded by the exons ATGTCTCGAGCATTCTCAATAAG GGGCTATGCCTTTATCATGAGGTCGCGCGACGTCTTCCAGTGCTGGCCCTTCCCGACCAGCGACGCAACCGCAGAGCAAGTACGCTCATGGCTTCCGCCGATGACTGTTCCCAACTGGACCACTGACCACTACGACGACTCTGAGCTCAGATCCAACCGCATCGCCTCCGGAGAACAGGAAAATGAAAATCCTCCGTCGGATGCTGCAGCTTCGAGAGAATCGAAAAGCTCAGAAAAGTCACCGTCGCAGGAGGAAGAAGGAGAGGCGGAGAAATTGGAGATTCAGGCGGTGGATGACGCGGTATCTCATGGCGACAACGGCAAGAGGGAATCGGAGAAATCGGAAAAGTTgccggaggaggaggaggtggagaaATTGGAGAATCCGGCGGTGGTGGAGACGGCATGTCAAGGAGACGACGGCGAGAGAGAATCGGAGAAGTTggatgaggaagaggaggagaaattGGAGATGGTTTGCCCGGTGTGCGGCGATTTCAAAGCGGCGACTCTGACGGCGGTGAACGTGCACATGGACGGATGCCTGAGGGAGGATCGGCGGCGGCGACAGATGAAGATGTCGAAATTGAAGTCAAAGTCAAAAGCGCCAAAGAAGAAGCGCTACATCGCCGAGATTTTCAATGTTGAAGACGAAGAGGAAAAGCTAGAGCAAGAAGAGAATCTaatggaggaggaggaagaggaggagctgGAGAATGAGCGACCCGAAATCGAGACGGAGATGAAGTTCTGGCCGTTCGGAGAGGACGTATCCGTCACGGTCGAGAAGTTCCGGTGGCTTTCACGGCGGCTCGAGGAGCTGAGATCCAAAGGAACCACTGGTGGCGGCAGCCAATCAATGAGATCGGAAGGAGGAAAAACGAATACCGTGTCGGAGGATTCGTTGTCTTCaccggaggaggaggaggagaaattgGAGATGGTTTGTCCCGTTTGTAGGGTTTTCAAGGCGGCGACGGTGACTGCGGCGAACGCGCACATCGACGGTTGCCTCGCGCAAGCGATGAGGGAAGAGCGGTGGCAGATAAGGAAGAAGCTGGGGTCGAATCTCAAGCCTAAAACGCAAAAGAAGCGTTCCCTCACTGAGATTCTCAACGTGGCGCCGCAAATCGACACTGGAAACTGTGACGCACCAGTGGATGCTAcagtagatgaagaagaagataacatGGAACGTGGCGCAGGTAAGAGAAAGAAGAATACAAAGAAGAACccaatgaagaaaaagaagaagataatggTGAAGAAGAAAAGCAAGGTTCAAAAGCGCGTTTGCCTTGTACCTCTGAGCACTAAGAGTAAGATGGTGAAAATGAAGAAgccgaagaaaaagaaaaggaagaataagaagaatttgTTCAACGACGAGTTCGCTGCAACGAAG GAAGATGCATCTAAGAGCAAGGTGCAAAGATCAGCAACAAGATCCACAAAACAAAAAGGAGTAGATGTTGAAGTTGATGTCATTGATGCTTCTCTTACCCATGAAAAGAAATTGGATTTGAAGATATTACcagaagaaaagaaggaacaAGTAAGTTGTGACTCAGTTGAAAAGCTACAAAAAGCAGTCTCTCCCATTCGTGGCATACTCAAGAATCACAAACATATCTCTCGAAATACTTCAAGTGGTGGTTGCAATGTTCAAGAAGGTACCGAAGAAGAAAGCCACTGTGATATTCAAGTGCCAACTTCAGACAAGCATGTGAGATTCTCTGGTAAGGATTATACACTTGGCCCAAAAGATAGAAGCTCATTTGATGAAACTGCTACTAACTTGGCTTCGGATGCATCAGAGTCTTCATTTGCAAATGAGCATTGCTCTGAAAGTGAGGCTGAGGCAACTCGGAATTCGGAGGCCAAAAAAAATGATGACAATAATGCCATTAACAAAGACAAAGGCAAGGAGGTTTGCCCTATTGCTGAAAGTAAACAGTTTTGCAATGTTCTTGGTCAAGTTGCAGCACAGAATTTCTTGCAGCCATGTACCAATCAAGAGAAATCAAAGCACATTTCAGAGAAGGGTCAATCATCACCATCCAACGTGGCATTCCATGACAAGTCTGATAGAGGCAACACAACTCCACTGCATTGTTCTCCATATGCTTTCGCTCCTAGATCTCTTCCTGCAGTTCAAACAGGACAGGTTTCTGGTGTAAATACGCAAGTGCCTGAATCTGAAGCTTTCATTTCCACTAGAAAATTCGTGGATCATATGGAGGATAGGACTATTAAATCCGCCACTACGAACTTGAACTCTAACTCGAATTCAAATACAAGGACATTTTTGGGGCCTTCATCCTCGTATTCTACTTCGTTTAACAAAGCAAATGAGAGGCCTGAATTTCAACCGCATAATTATGGCGACAATGGTAATAATGGCAAAGCTTTAAGTAGCAGACCATCGTTTAGCATCTTTAATGCAGATATGTCTGATAACTCGAACCAGTTTCTTGGCCAGGGAAAAGCAAATGCAAGAGAAAATCTCATGGACCAGAACTTTATTGGTTTGCCACTCAATTCTCACGGTGAGCTGATCAATTTCAGTTCCAATTCCATCAGCGGAAAAGCAGTGATGAATCAACAACCGGATAAATCATGCATATTAAAAGGTTACTTTAATGCACCTATGAAGGAAACTTCCCATCAAAATAGCCAACAACATTCAAGCATTGGTGCCAGGAATGTGGTTCAGAAGACGGTTCAAGATAGGCTAAATCCATTTCCACATTATCCAGCCAGGTTAGGTGTTACAGAGTTACATGGAAGTAGCCGAACAAACATCTTCCAGCAAAATTCTGATAGTAGGAGTTCCGGTCACTTGGTTCAGCTGCTTGATCCAGGTTTGAATCTTGCCAGATCCTATCCCGTCGAACGTGACAAGACGCCTAACTACATGGGAAATGGAATGATTTATCCAAAAGAAAGTTCAGGACCTATTGCACCGAGTGCTGGACCTTCCCGCCAACCAACAATGAGATTGATGGGTAAAGATGTTCTAATTGGTGGGAGCAACAAAGAGAAACAAACATTTGTGAGAGGTGAAGAATCCAGAAGGAGGCATTATCCTGAGCATCATGCTGCTACGGACAATTCTTTATTGGGAAGATGCTCTAAGCTGGATCGGGCTTCTGGTTCACATTCATCACAAACACCACCTGAGAATGTGTTAATTCAAAGTAACCCATCATTACAAGGCACTGTTTTGATGACTGGTACAGGCTCTGGATTTCTTCAAAGTAATCATGTATGCCAACAAGGAAACCTTGGACTCAACAAAAATATTTCTAGTTCTAATTTGCAGTGGCAATCTACGTCTGGTGCCAAACTAAAATCACACATCAGCTTTAAGTCTCAAGTACTACCATCTCCTCAGCATACTCCTTTACCCCAACTTGAGCTGAATGACAGGAATAAGCACCATCATCATGCTTCGAGTTCAGCGTCCGAATTTCCTTTAATGCACCAAGGTGTTGAAGAACCGGCAAAAACATCGTTGTTTCAGAGGCAAAGTGCTACTTTTACAACTTTCCCACCATGGTTGTTAGGTCCAACAGAAAGGCTTCCAGGGACCTCTGCTACTAGAAGCTTTCCTCAAGATACACGGGAAAACAATTTCACTACACCGGCCGGGAACCATTCAGCAGAATTTCGGTATCCTCCTGATCCTTGTCCACCACCAATGGTTGCTCAACCTCCATATATTCCAGTTACTCCCCTTAACAAATCACCACACTCTGCAGTAAATAGTGGATTTATAAACATACCTCAGGTCGCTGACAGAGTGAATCCGAATGGTATCATGACTACTACCCATGACCATAATCATCATCCATACACAAATGCCAGGAAAAGACCAGCTTCTAATTTCATTGATCTTATAAGGCCTAACAAGTTACAAAATATAGCAGTGCAAGGAAACCCATTTGGCCGCATGATCAGTTCGACCGGAGGAAGCTCAAGTGCAGGGTTGCAAAGAAATGCAGGAGCTGTTGAACTTGGTTCCCAATTGAATGGTGCATTATACTCAAGACAGAATCAAACTCAGAATCTGAACCCTGCAAGTCATGTTGGTGCTAATTCCATTCTAAGACCTTCTCAGAACATGGATCAGAACTACACAAGAACAATGAATTCTTCTGCCATTCCAAATACTGCGACAACTGACTGTGATAGAGATCTTGAACTTCGGAGGAGACTTACAAAATTGCATAGGTTTTAG
- the LOC112710311 gene encoding HVA22-like protein f isoform X1 yields the protein MGALGTVVRNFYTIAGPGVMLLYPLYASIRAIESPSTLDDHQWLTYWVLYSFVELFELSCYNILAWFPIWPYMKLVFCIWLVLPMFNGAAFIYENYVRQYVKIVSYGSYKDSDQDKRKDLQMLSIDAKKSVERYIERYGPDAFEKVVKALQAEKEAWRH from the exons ATGGGCGCTCTTGGAACAGTTGTAAGAAATTTCTACACAATAGCAGG GCCTGGAGTGATGCTTCTTTATCCCTT ATACGCATCAATAAGGGCGATTGAGAGTCCTTCAACCTTAGATGATCATCAATGGCTAACTTACTGGGTTTTATACTCCTTCGTCGAACTCTTTGAGCTTTCATGTTATAATATTCTAGCATG gtTTCCCATATGGCCATACATGAAGCTTGTGTTTTGCATTTGGCTGGTACTGCCAATGTTCAATGGTGCTGCTTTTATATATGAGAATTATGTGAGGCAATATGTGAAGATAGTAAGCTATGGAAGTTACAAGGATTCAGATCAAGACAAGAGGAAGGACCTTCAAATGTTGAGCATTGATGCAAAAAAATCTGTTGAACGCTACATAGAGAGATATGGTCCTGATGCATTTGAGAAAGTTGTCAAAGCT TTGCAGGCTGAGAAAGAAGCTTGGAGGCACTGA
- the LOC112710311 gene encoding HVA22-like protein f isoform X2 has protein sequence MGALGTVVRNFYTIAGPGVMLLYPLYASIRAIESPSTLDDHQWLTYWVLYSFVELFELSCYNILAWFPIWPYMKLVFCIWLVLPMFNGAAFIYENYVRQYVKIVSYGSYKDSDQDKRKDLQMLSIDAKKSVERYIERYGPDAFEKVVKAAEKEAWRH, from the exons ATGGGCGCTCTTGGAACAGTTGTAAGAAATTTCTACACAATAGCAGG GCCTGGAGTGATGCTTCTTTATCCCTT ATACGCATCAATAAGGGCGATTGAGAGTCCTTCAACCTTAGATGATCATCAATGGCTAACTTACTGGGTTTTATACTCCTTCGTCGAACTCTTTGAGCTTTCATGTTATAATATTCTAGCATG gtTTCCCATATGGCCATACATGAAGCTTGTGTTTTGCATTTGGCTGGTACTGCCAATGTTCAATGGTGCTGCTTTTATATATGAGAATTATGTGAGGCAATATGTGAAGATAGTAAGCTATGGAAGTTACAAGGATTCAGATCAAGACAAGAGGAAGGACCTTCAAATGTTGAGCATTGATGCAAAAAAATCTGTTGAACGCTACATAGAGAGATATGGTCCTGATGCATTTGAGAAAGTTGTCAAAGCT GCTGAGAAAGAAGCTTGGAGGCACTGA
- the LOC112800525 gene encoding uncharacterized protein isoform X2 produces the protein MSRAFSIRGYAFIMRSRDVFQCWPFPTSDATAEQVRSWLPPMTVPNWTTDHYDDSELRSNRIASGEQENENPPSDAAASRESKSSEKSPSQEEEGEAEKLEIQAVDDAVSHGDNGKRESEKSEKLPEEEEVEKLENPAVVETACQGDDGERESEKLDEEEEEKLEMVCPVCGDFKAATLTAVNVHMDGCLREDRRRRQMKMSKLKSKSKAPKKKRYIAEIFNVEDEEEKLEQEENLMEEEEEEELENERPEIETEMKFWPFGEDVSVTVEKFRWLSRRLEELRSKGTTGGGSQSMRSEGGKTNTVSEDSLSSPEEEEEKLEMVCPVCRVFKAATVTAANAHIDGCLAQAMREERWQIRKKLGSNLKPKTQKKRSLTEILNVAPQIDTGNCDAPVDATVDEEEDNMERGAGKRKKNTKKNPMKKKKKIMVKKKSKVQKRVCLVPLSTKSKMVKMKKPKKKKRKNKKNLFNDEFAATKEDASKSKVQRSATRSTKQKGVDVEVDVIDASLTHEKKLDLKILPEEKKEQVSCDSVEKLQKAVSPIRGILKNHKHISRNTSSGGCNVQEGTEEESHCDIQVPTSDKHVRFSESSFANEHCSESEAEATRNSEAKKNDDNNAINKDKGKEVCPIAESKQFCNVLGQVAAQNFLQPCTNQEKSKHISEKGQSSPSNVAFHDKSDRGNTTPLHCSPYAFAPRSLPAVQTGQVSGVNTQVPESEAFISTRKFVDHMEDRTIKSATTNLNSNSNSNTRTFLGPSSSYSTSFNKANERPEFQPHNYGDNGNNGKALSSRPSFSIFNADMSDNSNQFLGQGKANARENLMDQNFIGLPLNSHGELINFSSNSISGKAVMNQQPDKSCILKGYFNAPMKETSHQNSQQHSSIGARNVVQKTVQDRLNPFPHYPARLGVTELHGSSRTNIFQQNSDSRSSGHLVQLLDPGLNLARSYPVERDKTPNYMGNGMIYPKESSGPIAPSAGPSRQPTMRLMGKDVLIGGSNKEKQTFVRGEESRRRHYPEHHAATDNSLLGRCSKLDRASGSHSSQTPPENVLIQSNPSLQGTVLMTGTGSGFLQSNHVCQQGNLGLNKNISSSNLQWQSTSGAKLKSHISFKSQVLPSPQHTPLPQLELNDRNKHHHHASSSASEFPLMHQGVEEPAKTSLFQRQSATFTTFPPWLLGPTERLPGTSATRSFPQDTRENNFTTPAGNHSAEFRYPPDPCPPPMVAQPPYIPVTPLNKSPHSAVNSGFINIPQVADRVNPNGIMTTTHDHNHHPYTNARKRPASNFIDLIRPNKLQNIAVQGNPFGRMISSTGGSSSAGLQRNAGAVELGSQLNGALYSRQNQTQNLNPASHVGANSILRPSQNMDQNYTRTMNSSAIPNTATTDCDRDLELRRRLTKLHRF, from the exons ATGTCTCGAGCATTCTCAATAAG GGGCTATGCCTTTATCATGAGGTCGCGCGACGTCTTCCAGTGCTGGCCCTTCCCGACCAGCGACGCAACCGCAGAGCAAGTACGCTCATGGCTTCCGCCGATGACTGTTCCCAACTGGACCACTGACCACTACGACGACTCTGAGCTCAGATCCAACCGCATCGCCTCCGGAGAACAGGAAAATGAAAATCCTCCGTCGGATGCTGCAGCTTCGAGAGAATCGAAAAGCTCAGAAAAGTCACCGTCGCAGGAGGAAGAAGGAGAGGCGGAGAAATTGGAGATTCAGGCGGTGGATGACGCGGTATCTCATGGCGACAACGGCAAGAGGGAATCGGAGAAATCGGAAAAGTTgccggaggaggaggaggtggagaaATTGGAGAATCCGGCGGTGGTGGAGACGGCATGTCAAGGAGACGACGGCGAGAGAGAATCGGAGAAGTTggatgaggaagaggaggagaaattGGAGATGGTTTGCCCGGTGTGCGGCGATTTCAAAGCGGCGACTCTGACGGCGGTGAACGTGCACATGGACGGATGCCTGAGGGAGGATCGGCGGCGGCGACAGATGAAGATGTCGAAATTGAAGTCAAAGTCAAAAGCGCCAAAGAAGAAGCGCTACATCGCCGAGATTTTCAATGTTGAAGACGAAGAGGAAAAGCTAGAGCAAGAAGAGAATCTaatggaggaggaggaagaggaggagctgGAGAATGAGCGACCCGAAATCGAGACGGAGATGAAGTTCTGGCCGTTCGGAGAGGACGTATCCGTCACGGTCGAGAAGTTCCGGTGGCTTTCACGGCGGCTCGAGGAGCTGAGATCCAAAGGAACCACTGGTGGCGGCAGCCAATCAATGAGATCGGAAGGAGGAAAAACGAATACCGTGTCGGAGGATTCGTTGTCTTCaccggaggaggaggaggagaaattgGAGATGGTTTGTCCCGTTTGTAGGGTTTTCAAGGCGGCGACGGTGACTGCGGCGAACGCGCACATCGACGGTTGCCTCGCGCAAGCGATGAGGGAAGAGCGGTGGCAGATAAGGAAGAAGCTGGGGTCGAATCTCAAGCCTAAAACGCAAAAGAAGCGTTCCCTCACTGAGATTCTCAACGTGGCGCCGCAAATCGACACTGGAAACTGTGACGCACCAGTGGATGCTAcagtagatgaagaagaagataacatGGAACGTGGCGCAGGTAAGAGAAAGAAGAATACAAAGAAGAACccaatgaagaaaaagaagaagataatggTGAAGAAGAAAAGCAAGGTTCAAAAGCGCGTTTGCCTTGTACCTCTGAGCACTAAGAGTAAGATGGTGAAAATGAAGAAgccgaagaaaaagaaaaggaagaataagaagaatttgTTCAACGACGAGTTCGCTGCAACGAAG GAAGATGCATCTAAGAGCAAGGTGCAAAGATCAGCAACAAGATCCACAAAACAAAAAGGAGTAGATGTTGAAGTTGATGTCATTGATGCTTCTCTTACCCATGAAAAGAAATTGGATTTGAAGATATTACcagaagaaaagaaggaacaAGTAAGTTGTGACTCAGTTGAAAAGCTACAAAAAGCAGTCTCTCCCATTCGTGGCATACTCAAGAATCACAAACATATCTCTCGAAATACTTCAAGTGGTGGTTGCAATGTTCAAGAAGGTACCGAAGAAGAAAGCCACTGTGATATTCAAGTGCCAACTTCAGACAAGCATGTGAGATTCTCTG AGTCTTCATTTGCAAATGAGCATTGCTCTGAAAGTGAGGCTGAGGCAACTCGGAATTCGGAGGCCAAAAAAAATGATGACAATAATGCCATTAACAAAGACAAAGGCAAGGAGGTTTGCCCTATTGCTGAAAGTAAACAGTTTTGCAATGTTCTTGGTCAAGTTGCAGCACAGAATTTCTTGCAGCCATGTACCAATCAAGAGAAATCAAAGCACATTTCAGAGAAGGGTCAATCATCACCATCCAACGTGGCATTCCATGACAAGTCTGATAGAGGCAACACAACTCCACTGCATTGTTCTCCATATGCTTTCGCTCCTAGATCTCTTCCTGCAGTTCAAACAGGACAGGTTTCTGGTGTAAATACGCAAGTGCCTGAATCTGAAGCTTTCATTTCCACTAGAAAATTCGTGGATCATATGGAGGATAGGACTATTAAATCCGCCACTACGAACTTGAACTCTAACTCGAATTCAAATACAAGGACATTTTTGGGGCCTTCATCCTCGTATTCTACTTCGTTTAACAAAGCAAATGAGAGGCCTGAATTTCAACCGCATAATTATGGCGACAATGGTAATAATGGCAAAGCTTTAAGTAGCAGACCATCGTTTAGCATCTTTAATGCAGATATGTCTGATAACTCGAACCAGTTTCTTGGCCAGGGAAAAGCAAATGCAAGAGAAAATCTCATGGACCAGAACTTTATTGGTTTGCCACTCAATTCTCACGGTGAGCTGATCAATTTCAGTTCCAATTCCATCAGCGGAAAAGCAGTGATGAATCAACAACCGGATAAATCATGCATATTAAAAGGTTACTTTAATGCACCTATGAAGGAAACTTCCCATCAAAATAGCCAACAACATTCAAGCATTGGTGCCAGGAATGTGGTTCAGAAGACGGTTCAAGATAGGCTAAATCCATTTCCACATTATCCAGCCAGGTTAGGTGTTACAGAGTTACATGGAAGTAGCCGAACAAACATCTTCCAGCAAAATTCTGATAGTAGGAGTTCCGGTCACTTGGTTCAGCTGCTTGATCCAGGTTTGAATCTTGCCAGATCCTATCCCGTCGAACGTGACAAGACGCCTAACTACATGGGAAATGGAATGATTTATCCAAAAGAAAGTTCAGGACCTATTGCACCGAGTGCTGGACCTTCCCGCCAACCAACAATGAGATTGATGGGTAAAGATGTTCTAATTGGTGGGAGCAACAAAGAGAAACAAACATTTGTGAGAGGTGAAGAATCCAGAAGGAGGCATTATCCTGAGCATCATGCTGCTACGGACAATTCTTTATTGGGAAGATGCTCTAAGCTGGATCGGGCTTCTGGTTCACATTCATCACAAACACCACCTGAGAATGTGTTAATTCAAAGTAACCCATCATTACAAGGCACTGTTTTGATGACTGGTACAGGCTCTGGATTTCTTCAAAGTAATCATGTATGCCAACAAGGAAACCTTGGACTCAACAAAAATATTTCTAGTTCTAATTTGCAGTGGCAATCTACGTCTGGTGCCAAACTAAAATCACACATCAGCTTTAAGTCTCAAGTACTACCATCTCCTCAGCATACTCCTTTACCCCAACTTGAGCTGAATGACAGGAATAAGCACCATCATCATGCTTCGAGTTCAGCGTCCGAATTTCCTTTAATGCACCAAGGTGTTGAAGAACCGGCAAAAACATCGTTGTTTCAGAGGCAAAGTGCTACTTTTACAACTTTCCCACCATGGTTGTTAGGTCCAACAGAAAGGCTTCCAGGGACCTCTGCTACTAGAAGCTTTCCTCAAGATACACGGGAAAACAATTTCACTACACCGGCCGGGAACCATTCAGCAGAATTTCGGTATCCTCCTGATCCTTGTCCACCACCAATGGTTGCTCAACCTCCATATATTCCAGTTACTCCCCTTAACAAATCACCACACTCTGCAGTAAATAGTGGATTTATAAACATACCTCAGGTCGCTGACAGAGTGAATCCGAATGGTATCATGACTACTACCCATGACCATAATCATCATCCATACACAAATGCCAGGAAAAGACCAGCTTCTAATTTCATTGATCTTATAAGGCCTAACAAGTTACAAAATATAGCAGTGCAAGGAAACCCATTTGGCCGCATGATCAGTTCGACCGGAGGAAGCTCAAGTGCAGGGTTGCAAAGAAATGCAGGAGCTGTTGAACTTGGTTCCCAATTGAATGGTGCATTATACTCAAGACAGAATCAAACTCAGAATCTGAACCCTGCAAGTCATGTTGGTGCTAATTCCATTCTAAGACCTTCTCAGAACATGGATCAGAACTACACAAGAACAATGAATTCTTCTGCCATTCCAAATACTGCGACAACTGACTGTGATAGAGATCTTGAACTTCGGAGGAGACTTACAAAATTGCATAGGTTTTAG